The Podarcis raffonei isolate rPodRaf1 chromosome 2, rPodRaf1.pri, whole genome shotgun sequence genome window below encodes:
- the PSMD12 gene encoding 26S proteasome non-ATPase regulatory subunit 12 produces MADGDAERADGRIVKMEVDYSATVDQRLPECEQMARDGRLQEAIETLLSLEKQTRTASDMISTSRILVAVVKMCYDAKDWDALNENIIILSKRRSQLKQAVAKMVQQCCTYVEEITDLPIKLRLIDTLRMVTEGKIYVEIERARLTNTLATIKEQSGDVKEAASILQELQVETYGSMEKKERVEFILEQMRLCLAVKDYIRTQIISKKINTKFFQEENTEKLKLKYYNLMIQLDQHEGSYLSICKHYRAIYDTPCIQAEGEKWQQALKSVVLYVILSPYDNEQSDLVHRISTDKKLEDIPKYKDLLKLFTTMELMRWTTLVEEYGKELREGSLESPATDVFGYTEEGEKRWKDLKNRVVEHNIRIMAKYYTRITMKRMAQLLDLSIDESEEFLSNLVVNKTIFAKVDRLAGIINFQRPKDPNNLLNDWSHKLNSLMALVNKTTHLIAKEEMIHNLQ; encoded by the exons ATGGCGGACGGCGACGCGGAGCGGGCCGATGGCCGCATTGTGAAGATGGAGGTGGACTACAGCGCCACCGTGGACCAGCGCTTGCCCGAGTGCGAGCAGATGGCCCGG GATGGAAGGCTTCAAGAAGCAATTGAGACTTTGCTTTCCTTGGAAAAACAGACTCGAACT GCTTCTGATATGATATCCACATCTCGAATTCTGGTTGCTGTAGTGAAAATGTGTTACGATGCTAAAGACTGGGATGCTCTtaatgaaaatattattattctgTCGAAGAGGAGAAGTCAGTTAAAGCAG GCTGTTGCTAAAATGGTCCAGCAGTGCTGTACTTACGTTGAGGAGATCACAGATCTACCAATCAAACTGCGTTTAATTGATACACTGCGTATGGTTACAGAAGGAAAG ATCTATGTTGAAATTGAAAGAGCTCGGCTGACCAATACTCTTGCAACAATAAAAGAGCAGAGTGGTGACGTGAAAGAAGCTGCTTCAATTCTGCAAGAACTTCAG GTGGAAACCTATGGATCAATGGAGAAGAAGGAACGTGTGGAGTTCATCTTGGAGCAGATGAGACTTTGTTTGGCTGTGAAAGACTATATCCGAACTCAAATTATTAGCAAGAAAATTAACACCAAATTTTTCCAGGAAGAAAACACAGAA AAATTAAAACTGAAATACTACAATTTAATGATTCAACTGGATCAACATGAAGGTTCCTACCTTTCCATTTGTAAGCACTACAGAGCCATTTACGATACTCCTTGCATCCAGGCTGAAGGTGAAAAGTGGCAGCAG GCACTGAAGAGTGTTGTTCTCTATGTTATCCTGTCACCTTATGACAATGAACAGTCTGACCTGGTACACAGAATAAGCACTGATAAAAAACTAGAAGACATTCCTAAGTACAA agatcttttaaaattatttaccaCTATGGAATTGATGCGTTGGACTACCCTGGTTGAGGAATATGGAAAAGAATTAAGGGAAGGTTCTCTAGAAAGTCCTGCAACAGATGTGTTTGGCTACACAGAGGAAGGTGAAAAGCGatggaaagatttaaaaaacaGAGTTGTGGAGCAT aaTATTAGAATAATGGCAAAATATTACACCAGAATCACCATGAAGAGAATGGCACAACTTCTGGATTTATCAATTGAT GAATCTGAAGAATTTTTGTCCAACTTAGTGGTGAATAAGACCATCTTTGCAAAAGTAGATAGGCTGGCAGGAATTATCAACTTTCAGAGACCCAAGGACCCAAATAACTTGCTCAATGACTGGTCTCACAAGCTCAATTCACTGATGGCTCTAGTTAATAAAACTACACATCTCATTGCCAAAGAGGAGATGATACATAACTTGCAGTAA